A single region of the Kwoniella botswanensis chromosome 1, complete sequence genome encodes:
- a CDS encoding 4-aminobutyrate aminotransferase translates to MFTRAIRSTSKSTLSLRTRSLGVRAFSSSDLIPEEPSGPSVKTDKVPGPKGIAASKEIDTFQDPRTHVIVPNYEKSSGNYLVDADGNVLLDVFAQISSIALGYNVPALLELAKTDEFAKAAMNRPALGSFPPVQWAEWLKTGLLTVQPKGLDQLITTLCGSSANETAFKCSFMAYRQRERGGPDVPFTKEEMDSCMLNHSPGAPQLSVLSFKSGFHGRLFGSLSATRSKAIHKVDIPAFDWPAAPFPELKYPLNEHVKENEAEEKRCLEEYEKILIESKSTRPVAAVIIEPILSEGGDRHASNNYFRQLRLIAKKHGAFFIVDEVQTGVGATGTFWAHEKWGLKEGEEPDFVTFSKKMQAAGVFHKKETRPNAPYRNYNTWMGDPVRALQAREMIRLIKSHDLVAHTATAGLNLATSFKSLFGLSVAQGKVMNFRGEGEGTYLAWDMASPAQRDTFLGKMRNNGVQIGGCGDQTVRLRPTLTFGEKHAEVLVGTVEKVLKEL, encoded by the exons ATGTTCACTAGAGCTATTCGATCcacttccaaatccaccCTTTCCCTTCGTACTCGATCCCTAGGGGTTAGagcattctcatcatcagatctcATACCTGAAGAACCCAGTGGACCGTCTGTCAAGACCGACAAAGTCCCCGGACCAAAAGGTATTGCCGCT AGTAAAGAGATTGATACTTTTCAAGATCCAAGAACTCATGTGATCGTACCAAACTATGAGAAATCAAGTG GAAATTACCTTGTGGACGCAGATGGGAATGTACTGTTAGATGTATTCGCTCAGATCTCATCTATCGCTTTGGGTTATAACGTTCCCGCGTTGTTGGAACTGGCGAAAACC GATGAGTTCGCCAAAGCAGCTATGAACCGACCTGCACTGGGATCTTTCCCACCTGTTCAATGGGCAGAATGGCTCAAAACTGGTTTATTGACCGTCCAACCTAAAGGCTTAGATCAATTGATAACCACCCTTTGTGGTTCTAGCGCGAATG AAACCGCTTTCAAATGCTCTTTCATGGCTTATAGGCagagggaaagagggggACCGGATGTACCATTCACAAAAGAGGAGATGG ACTCATGTATGTTGAACCATTCACCTGGTGCACCCCAGCTATCCGTACTTTCCTTCAAATCCGGTTTCCACGGTAGACTGTTTGGTAGTTTGAGTGCTACGAGGAGTAAAGCTATACACAAG GTCGACATACCTGCATTTGATTGGCCTGCTGCCCCATTCCCAGAACTGAAATACCCACTCAATGAGCATGTCAAGGAGAACGAAgccgaggagaagagatgtttggAGGAATACGAGAAGATTTTGATTGAAAG CAAATCGACTCGACCCGTCGCAGCGGTCATCATCGAACCTATCCTATCAGAAGGTGGAGATCGACATGCCTCCAACAACTACTTCCGACAACTTCGACTCATCGCCAAGAAACATGGTGCATTCTTCATCGTTGACGAGGTCCAAACCGGTGTGGGAGCTACAGGTACTTTCTGGGCCCACGAGAAATGGGGTTTgaaggaaggggaggaaCCTGATTTCGTGACGTTCAGTAAAAAGATGCAAGCTGCTGGAGTGTTCCATAAGAAGGAGACTAGACCTAATGCTCCGTATAGAAACTACAATACTTGGATG GGTGATCCTGTCAGAGCATTACAGGCTAGAGAGATGATCCGACTTATCAAATCCCACGATCTAGTCGCTCACACCGCCACTGCAGGTCTGAATTTGGCAACATCCTTCAAATCGCTGTTTGGCTTGAGTGTAGCTCAAGGTAAAGTCATGAATTTcagaggtgaaggtgaaggaacGTATCTTGCATGGGATATGGCCTCTCCAGCTCAGAGAGATACATTCTTAGGCAAGATGAGGAACAACGGTGTCCAGATTGGTGGATGTGGTGATCAGACGGTTAGATTGAGACCTACTTTGACTTTTGGTGAGAAACATGCTGAGGTATTGGTTGGTACCGTTGAGAAGGTACTTAAGGAGCTATAG